The Engystomops pustulosus chromosome 4, aEngPut4.maternal, whole genome shotgun sequence genome contains a region encoding:
- the HYKK gene encoding hydroxylysine kinase, producing the protein MTSKEEIGKSQICSKPSLNEAQAIKLAEAIYDLQVSKVKPLPSYDDQNFYIQTVDDGNNGQREYVLKIMNGNDSVNSELIEVQTCAMKFLFDEGLPTPNPLSTKSGAIMSLEAIEYGGVTQKHMVRLLTYLPGTPAANIKTTPEILFGIGKLAAILDETLTKKFQHSYKKSFDRGEFIWNLSNTPLLKKYTYAIKEENLRQKIEGVINEFESSVKKNLIKFRPCINHGDLNDHNLLVEKINISNGNNGNEYRISGILDFGDMSSGYYVFEVAITIMYMMIESSDPLPVGGYVLAGYESIIPLTDEEKEALFTLVCCRFAQSLVMARYSVLHCPENEEYLMITAKTGWKHLMTLLDIGKEVIEKIWGNTARSYLKKRSGH; encoded by the exons ATGACTTCTAAAGAAGAGATTGGGAAATCACAAATTTGCAGTAAGCCATCTCTCAATGAAGCACAAGCCATCAAGTTAGCAGAGGCAATTTATGACCTACAAGTATCCAAAGTAAAGCCACTGCCAAGTTACGATGATCAGAATTTCTACATCCAGACTGTGGATGATGGGAATAATGGACAAAGAGAGTATGTGCTGAAGATCATGAATGGTAACGACAGTGTGAATTCTGAGCTAATAGAAGTGCAGACATGTGCTATGAAGTTCCTCTTTGACGAGGGTCTTCCTACACCAAATCCTCTTTCCACAAAATCTGGAGCAATCATGTCTCTGGAGGCCATAG AGTATGGAGGTGTCACACAAAAGCACATGGTGAGACTTCTAACCTACCTTCCTGGGACACCAGCGGCTAATATTAAAACAACTCCAGAAATATTATTTGGCATAGGAAAATTGGCAGCCATTCTTGATGAAACCTTAACAAAG AAATTTCAGCATTCATATAAGAAAAGTTTTGATCGTGGAGAGTTTATCTGGAACTTGTCCAACACCCCCCTGCTGAAAAAGTATACATATGCTATTAAGGAAGAGAATTTACGTCAGAAAATTGAAGGAGTCATCAATGAATTTGAGAgttctgtaaagaaaaatctaatAAAGTTTAGACCAT GCATAAATCATGGAGACTTAAATGATCATAATTTACTAGTGGAAAAGATCAACATATCCAATGGAAATAACGGAAATGAGTACAGAATTTCAGGGATTTTGGATTTTGGTGATATGAGCTCTGGTTATTATGTTTTTGAGGTTGCAATCACAATAATGTACATGATGATTGAAAGCAGCGACCCTCTGCCTGTAGGTGGATATGTTCTTGCTGGATATGAGAGCATAATTCCCCTGACAGATGAGGAGAAGGAAGCCCTGTTCACACTGGTGTGCTGTAGGTTTGCTCAGTCTCTGGTTATGGCAAGATACAGTGTCCTACACTGCCCAGAAAATGAGGAATATCTAATGATCACTGCCAAAACTGGATGGAAGCATCTGATGACTCTACTGGATATAGGAAAAGAAGTCATTGAGAAGATTTGGGGAAACACAGCAAGATCATACCTTAAAAAAAGAAGTGGGCACTAA